TTTCTTCGGATGCCAGCTATAACAGATGATGTTTACCAGAATTTCATTTTTCTCGATCTTAATATGTCTTCAGCCTTGGTCTTTAAACGCCGAAAGCCTAGACGCCTCGCCAAGCCACCCAGTCATGAAAAACAAAACCAGTGTGACGCTGGCCTCGATAAGCCCTGAAGCATCTTCAGCCGCTGTCGGCAACTTCCCCACGGTAGGCGGTAGTTACGGACTCGAGCAATTTTGGAATCATTTTGCGCCCCATGAACCGATGTATTTTATTGGTGGCTGGCTGTCGCCGAACATTAAGCTTCAGTATAGTTTTCGATATCGTATTTTTAACCCAAGAGCGTCTTGGGCATCAAAGCACGAATGGTTGAAAGGTTTTAATTTGGCCTATTCTCAAACCTCCACTTGGGACGTGAGCGACCCACAACAGTATTTTTTCTATGATAGTAGTTATCGCCCAGAAGGATTTTATTACCTGGAAAGCCTGCCATTTATTCGAGTTCCAGAAAAATGGCAGCTTGGATTGCAGGCTGGGGTGAGTCACGAATCCAATGGGGTTAAAAACCCTGACCATCGCTCGTTAAACTCTGTATATTTCAGGCCAACTTTTACCATCGCTCATAGCGGCAACGATTTATTTTGGACGATATCGCCGCGTGTAAACTATTATTTCTTGGTCGATCGCAATGAAGATTTAGCAGATTATCGTGGCTATGTTGACTTTCGAACCGCTTTTGGACTCAGAGACAGCGTCCAACTTGCAGCCATCGGCCGATTAGGACAACACTTTGATAAAGGCAGCGTACAGCTAGATCTAACCTACCCCCTGACCAAATTGCTTAAAGGCAATATCGATATTGCCTTAGAGATTCAGTATTTCGTTGGCTATGGCGACACCCTGCTGAGTTACAACCGCTTCAGCAATATTCTACGCGGAGGCATCGCCATCGTCAGGTAGCTACTGAGACCTGGCTACCAATGCTTCCACAATCTTGGTCAGTGGCTGCCCTGCCCTGGAAGATGTTCTGGCCGCGTTGCGCCAGGCCGGTGGAACAGCACCATTGCCGTTCCATAAAACAGCCTCTGCCATGGCATTTAGCTCATCATCGCCAGCCGTCCTAGGCTTAAACCCTTGCACTGTGGTCCAGAGGAAATCTGGATGCTGCCGATGATACCACTCGCCACCAATAATATTGCCGTTGGCATCTTGTTCAAGATCGTAAAAATATTGAACCGCTTTATGCAAATCTTGGGCGGCGGAATCTGTCACATTGTGGTTCGGAGCGGTTTCAGCGACATAAGATACAGTCATTGCAATACCTGTCACGTAAACCGTATCTGGCGAGCGATGCGCCGCAAAATAATCATTGGTAAACTGGCTGCGGGGAATGGTGGCTTGTTCTAAAGTTGCAGCGCCTACTCGGGTTTGCGGATTGAAATAGGTGTACTTGTAAGCGTAAACCGGCTGATTCCAAACTTCGTAGTCATAGGTCGTATCCATCACAAAGCCACGGTCCGAAATGCCGATTTGATTCACCAAAGCTAAATGCAGGCCCGCAGGATTGGTGTCGAAGCATTGCGAAAGCAACGTGCGACCGTTTCTATCTGTGCCAGGGTTAGAATTGGTGCAACGCGTTCCCAGAAAGCGGGTATCGGTCGGCGTGCGGTCCCATAGCAACGAAGCCAGTGCTTTGGTGTCAGACGGGTAAAAAATAATTTCTGTTCGGCCATCTGCTGCAACCATGCGAATGGCTTTGGCAGGTCTTGCTACGAACAATGAAGCCGGCGCCCAACCACCGCATAGACCCATCCAGTTCTGCACGAAGCCCAGCGATCTTTGATGAGCGGCGCCATCGCCAATCATCGCCGCGGTTAATCCCCAAGTAGAATCACCCACCAACAAGTCATATTTTTCAGCGGGTGACAGAATATCGACATTTTGGATTTGATTGCGGTGCGCAGAAACAATGTAATTCGCGTTGGTGCGCCAATCTTTTGAAAACGGAAAATAGCGGTCTGCATAGCGCTTCGCAATCGTGGTCGTGTAAAACGGCCAATAATCGTCTGACCAAGGGTTGATCGATAGTTGCCCTGTCATAAGGCGGCGGTTCTCAATCGATTTCAAATCTCCCAAAGTAAAGTTATCCACAAACGTCTTGGCATCATTTTGAGCATCCATTACAGCCCGAATGCCAATATATTCAGACGAATCCACCACGCGCTTGCGCATCATATCTTTTTCAAACACGTCCCGCTGGGGCGCGGCAGTTTGAATTGGTGTAAAAGTATCCGGATTGAACTTGGCAATATTATCAGGGTTCGCGATAAACTCGGCCGGGTTTTTATCGAACTCCCGCAATTTCTGATTCACCCAGTCATTAGGCGCAGCAAACGCGCTTAAACTCAGCATCCAAATACTAAAGGCGATATTGATACGATGCGTCATGTCACTCTCCTGTTTCGTTAGAGTGACGACGTCAAAATTGTGTTCATTGGCCGTGAGCCGAATCAGCCTATCATTCGGCTCATATCTGTGTTATATTTGAGCCGAATATGATGAATAATCGGCTCATGCCCTATAATTGGCAACAACCAGATTGGCCAGGTTTTTCTTATGAAATCAAGCACCTAGATCCGCTTTTAATTCAATATGCCCAGTTAACAGGCCGCCTTTCCGGACATTTAGACGGCCTACCACCCGAGCTGAAAAATGACACATTAATTGAGTTCATGGTCAACGAGGCGCTAAAAAGCGCCAAAATAGAAGGCGAGCAATTGGCCTTCGAAGATGTGCACTCCTCTATCCGCAATCAGTTAGGTCTAAACGCCCATAAAACATTGGTTCAGGATAACCGCGCCCAAGGCATCGCCCAAATGATGCTCAACCTAACGGACACAATCCCTGAGCCGCTGTCAGAAAATATGCTGTTTGAGTGGCATCGCATGCTCTTTTTAGGCCAAGAAAAGAATCGCCGCCTAGAGATTGGCCAATGGCGCCAGCATGAGGACTCGATGCAAATCGTCTCTGGCGCCTATGGCAAATGGACTGTGCACTTTGAAGCACCTCCCTCTGCGCGTGTTTCAGTCGAAATGCAAGGTTTCATTAAGTGGTTCAATGCGACCGGCCCTAAGGGCTCACACCCCATTATCCACGCACCCATCCGAAGTGCCATCGCACATCTTTATTTTGAAAGCATTCACCCTTTCGAAGATGGCAACGGGCGTATTGGTCGTGCGGTAGCAGAAAAGGCCCTGCTGCAGCAATCGCCTTTTATCAACGTCCTAAACCTATCTACCGCCATTGAAGCTAAAAAAAGCGCTTATTACGAAGCCTTAAAAAAAGGGCAACGCCGCAATCAAATTACCCCTTGGCTCGAATATTTTGTAAAAACCTTGCTCACAGCTCAAAAAATGGCCGAGAGCACGGTGATCTTCATCATCAATAAATCGATTTTTCGTAAAAAAGCTCTGACGCTTGTTAGCGAAAGACAGCTCAAAGTCATCGATCGGCTGCTCAAAGAAGGCCCCGCAGGTTTCGCGGGAGGGCTGACTGCCAAAAAATATGAAACAATCGGCCAATGCTCCAAAGCGACCGCGACCAGAGAGTTAGCAGATCTTCTCGAAAAGGGATTTTTACTAAAGCTGCCTGGCGGTGGCCGAAACACAGCATACCAGCTCAATCTGGCTAGTCCCGAGTCGCCTGTTTCATCTGCTTAACGAAATCCCCAAGCCGACCCGGCTCATCAACACCAAGTTGCACAATCGCAGAGCCTGATATGGCTCCAGCCGCGCCCTGTGCCAACGCTTGTTTGACATGTTCCGGCTTTGAAATTCCAAAGCCAAGCATCATCGGCGGCGCGCCATATTCACGAAGCTTTTCAATCAAAGCAGAGGCGCTCAAAACTAATGTTTCATTGGCGCCTGTCACTCCCGCCCGAGTAACGCCATAGACATAGCCTTTGGACCACTGAGCGATTGTTTTAAGCTGCGCGTCACTGGCATTGGGCGGCGCAATTAACACCGGATCTACGCCAGCTTTATAGGCCGCTTTGCAAAAAAACTCTGCTTCCAGTGTTGGGACGTCTGCTAACAGGACTGAATCAACGCCCGATGCTGCGCATTGTCCATAAAACCAATCTTCGCCACGCGCGACACACAAGTTCGCGTAAGTTAACAAACCGATAGGTACTTGTGGATACTTTGCCCTGATTTTGCTCAGCAATTCAAAACAGGCATCCAAATTGGCATGAGCATGCAGTGCTCGCATGGCAGCGCGTTGAACAACAGGCCCATCTGCCACGGGGTCTGAAAAAGGAATCCCAAGCTCGAGTGCATCTGCCCCGCTTTCAACCAGTGTGACAATGCGCTCAAAGCAAGTTTTTAAATCCGGATCACCCAGCATCCAAAAAGGCACGAAGGCGCCTTCTTTTTTTCTCGCCAACCCCTCAAACATGGCTGCGTAGCGACTCATAGCTTCACCTCACCAATGGTTTTGACGGGCAAGACTTCCTTTTCCAAATGTTTGAGCACCGTTTGCATGTCTTTATCGCCACGCCCCGACAGATTGACGAGTAGCTCTTGCTCCTTGTCAGG
This sequence is a window from Myxococcota bacterium. Protein-coding genes within it:
- a CDS encoding phospholipase A, encoding MMFTRISFFSILICLQPWSLNAESLDASPSHPVMKNKTSVTLASISPEASSAAVGNFPTVGGSYGLEQFWNHFAPHEPMYFIGGWLSPNIKLQYSFRYRIFNPRASWASKHEWLKGFNLAYSQTSTWDVSDPQQYFFYDSSYRPEGFYYLESLPFIRVPEKWQLGLQAGVSHESNGVKNPDHRSLNSVYFRPTFTIAHSGNDLFWTISPRVNYYFLVDRNEDLADYRGYVDFRTAFGLRDSVQLAAIGRLGQHFDKGSVQLDLTYPLTKLLKGNIDIALEIQYFVGYGDTLLSYNRFSNILRGGIAIVR
- a CDS encoding Fic family protein; protein product: MMNNRLMPYNWQQPDWPGFSYEIKHLDPLLIQYAQLTGRLSGHLDGLPPELKNDTLIEFMVNEALKSAKIEGEQLAFEDVHSSIRNQLGLNAHKTLVQDNRAQGIAQMMLNLTDTIPEPLSENMLFEWHRMLFLGQEKNRRLEIGQWRQHEDSMQIVSGAYGKWTVHFEAPPSARVSVEMQGFIKWFNATGPKGSHPIIHAPIRSAIAHLYFESIHPFEDGNGRIGRAVAEKALLQQSPFINVLNLSTAIEAKKSAYYEALKKGQRRNQITPWLEYFVKTLLTAQKMAESTVIFIINKSIFRKKALTLVSERQLKVIDRLLKEGPAGFAGGLTAKKYETIGQCSKATATRELADLLEKGFLLKLPGGGRNTAYQLNLASPESPVSSA
- the trpA gene encoding tryptophan synthase subunit alpha, with the protein product MSRYAAMFEGLARKKEGAFVPFWMLGDPDLKTCFERIVTLVESGADALELGIPFSDPVADGPVVQRAAMRALHAHANLDACFELLSKIRAKYPQVPIGLLTYANLCVARGEDWFYGQCAASGVDSVLLADVPTLEAEFFCKAAYKAGVDPVLIAPPNASDAQLKTIAQWSKGYVYGVTRAGVTGANETLVLSASALIEKLREYGAPPMMLGFGISKPEHVKQALAQGAAGAISGSAIVQLGVDEPGRLGDFVKQMKQATRD